The nucleotide window GCAAATCGCAATCACTGGTGAAAATATCAGGCCACAGGCTGGCCGACGCGCCGACGATGCGGAGCAAAAAGGCAGGCAATGGCCAGGATGACGCCGGACACGGTGGCGATCATGCCGGCGGCGCTGACGGCGTTGACGGCGCCGAACCACTGCGGTCCATACCCGGCCAGCACATAGCCGAGCACCGCGGAGAGCGCGGCGAAGATCGCGCTCCAGGCGACCTGTCGCTCCAGACGCTCGGTCATCAGCCGCGCCGTCGCCGGCGGGCAGATGAACATGGCAATGACGATGATCGAGCCGACCGCGTCGAAGGCCGCAACCGCGGCCACCGCGGAGGCCGCAACCAGCCCCAGGCCGATCAGCCGCACCGGCAGTCCGAGCGTCGCGGCGAAGCCCTCGTCGAAGGTAGAGAGTTTCAGCGGCCGCCAGAACACCAGCATCAGCGCGGTCATCGCGGCGGCGACCAGTGCGATGCGCGGCAGCTCGGGCGGCAGGCCGGCAAGCGCTGCCGGATCCAGCAGCGAGCCCCAGCCGGTCGCATCGAACCAGATCAGGCTTTCCAGATTGCCCATGAGCGCGTGCTCGACATCCAGATGAACCCCGCTGGTGTCGCTCTGCTCCAGCAGCAGAACGCCGCCGGCAAACATCGCCGTGAAGACGACGCCCATCGCGGCCCCCGGCTCGATGCGGCCGAGCCGGCGGATGGTCTCGATGAGGAGGACCGCGACCAGCGCAGCGCCTGCCGCCCCCGCGAGCATCGGCAGGCTGGCCAGGCTGCCGGTGACGAGGAAGGCAACGACGATGCCCGGCAGCACCACATGGCTGATCGCATCGCCGATCAGCGCCTGCCGGCGCAGGATCAGGAAGTTGCCCGGCAGTGCGCAGGCAATCGCCGAGAGCACGCCGATGAGGATCGGCGTCAGCGACAGCTGGACGAACTCGGCACCCATCAGCTTGCCTCCCCGCGCCGCAGCGTCGCCGAAGCGGCAAGCATGCGGTCGATCTCGGCGATCTCGTCGCCCGTCATCACGGCCGTAATCGGCGTCAGCCCGTCGTAGCGGTGGCTGAGCGGATCGTCCCGGTGGATCCGGCGCGCCACCTCGAAACGGCGCTCGTCGACCAGCGCGCGGCCCGCCTCGATGCGTCCGGCCTCGGTCGGCACCCGGTCGGGGCGGATCAGCCCCTCGCGGCGCAGGACCTTCAGCGTCAGCGGATCGAAGATCGGCTCGCCCCGGGCCAGCGACAGCAGGCCCTGGCGGCGGTGCAGGCGCAGCTGGAAGCGGCGATGGCGGATGGCGGCGGCCAGCACGCCGCGACCGGGCGCGAAGGCCAGGGACAGAAGAAACAGCGAGAAGGCGACGAGCACGATGATCGGCCCTGTCGGCAGGCCCGGCGCGGCGGCGGACATGGCCGCGCCCGCATAGCCCGATACGCCGCCGATAGCGCCGGCGATCAGCACCACATGGTCGGTCCGCTCGCTCCACAGCCGGGCGGCGACCGGGGGGATGATCAGCAGCGCCACCACCAGCACCAGCCCGACGATCTTCAGCCCCGTCACGGTGACGGCCAGTACCAGCAGCATCATGGCAAGATCGATGCGGCGGGTGTTGAGCCCGAGGGCGGCCGCAAAGCCCGGATCGAAAGACACCAGCGTCATCGGCCGGCGCAGCGCGACCAGCGCGAGCACGGCGAGCACGCCGCCGAGCGCGATCACCACCGCATCGGAATAGAGCATACCCGCCGTCGAGCCGAGCAGGAAGCCTTCCAGCCCCGCCTGCCGCCCTTGCGACAGGGTCTGGATCACCGTCAGCAGCACGATGCCGAAGCCGAAGAAGACGGAGAGCACCGCGCCGATCGCCGTATCCTCGGCAAGACGGGTGCGGCGAGTGATCCACTCGACGCACAGAAGACCGAGCGCGGCCGACAGGGCGGAGCCGGCCAGCAGCCCCACGAGGCTGCGCCCGTCGAGCCCGAGGCCGACCATGACGAGAAAGGCGATGCCGACGCCCGGCAGCGTCGCATGGGCGATGGCGTCGCTGACCAGCGCCCGCTTGCGCAGGAACAGGAAGGTGCCCCCCGCCCCGGCGGCGATGCCGAGCAGCCCCGCGCCGATGGCGACCAGCGCCGCATTGTAGCCGGCCTGCAGCAGGAGCGCGGAAACGAAGGCTTCCAGCGGGGAACCCGACACCGGCATCACCCCTGCTCCGACAAACGCAGCTGGTCGATATGCGCAGAGGCCAGCCGTCCGCCATAGGTCGCCTGCAGGTTCTCGGCCGTGAAGACCTCGGCGACCGGCCCTTCCGCGATGCGGCGGGTATTGATCAGCAGCACCCGGTCGAAATAGTCGGCGACGGTCGCAAGGTCATGATGCACGCAAACGACCGTGCGCCCCTCCCCCTTCAGCTCCTTCAGCACGTCGATGATGGCCTTCTCGGTCGCCGCATCGACGCCTGCAAAGGGCTCGTCCAGCAGATAGAGATCAGCCCCTTGCGCCAGCGCGCGGGCAAGAAACACCCGCTGCTGCTGCCCGCCGGACAGCTGGCCGATCTGGCGCGTGGCGAAATCGGTCATGCCGACACGGGCAAGACAGGCAAGCGCCCGCTCGCGGTGGCTGGCCCGCACCAGGCCCAGCAGACCGAGCTCCCGGTAAAGCCCCATCATGACCACATCGATGACGCGGGTCGGGAAGTCCCAATCGACCGACGCGCGCTGCGGAACATAGGCCACCCGCTCGCGCGCCCGCTCCAGCGGCGTGCCGAAGACGGTGACGGTGCCCGACAGGCGCGGCACGACGCCGAGCGCGGCCTTCAGCAGGGTCGACTTGCCGGCTCCGTTCGGGCCAACGATGGCGACGAGGCTGTCGCGCGGAAACGTGGCGTCGACGGAGAAGACCGCCGGGCTTTCGCCGTAGGAGACCGTGATCTCCCGCAGGGCCATCGCCGCCCGCGCGGCCTCTGCCCGTGCCGCCGCCTCGGCCTCTCGGCCTTGCACCAGTTCGATCCTGTCCCGCGCCTGCATGGCCATCGTGCTCCTCAGCTTCCTGCCGCCAGCCGTCCGGCCATGCCCCGCTCGGGCGCTTCGCCGCCAAGGGCACGGGAAATGATCGTGGCGTTGTGGTCGATCATGCCCGGATAGGTGCCCTCATAGGTACCCTCCGCCCCCATCGCGTCGGAAAAAAGCTCGCCGCCGATGACGACCGTGTGCCCTCTGGACGCAGCACCCTCGATCAAGGCCCGCACCGACCGGTCGGAGACCGAACTTTCCACGAAGACCGCGCCGATCTTGCGCTGCACCAGGATATCGACGAGTTCCGCCACCCGCTGCAGCCCGGCCTCGCTCTGGGTCGAGATGCCCTGGATGCCGAGCACCTCGAAGCCCTGGGCGCGACCAAAATAGCTGAAGGCATCGTGTGCGGTGACCAGAACCCGCGCAGTTTCGGGCACGCTAGCGAAGACCGTGTCCGAATAGTCGGCAAGGCGCGCCAACTCGTCCTGATAGGCCTTGGCATTGGCGGCGAAGACCTCCGCATCCTCGGGCCGGGCCGCGGCGAGCGCCTCGTGCACCGTCTCGACGACCCGCGACCACAGGCGCGGATCCATCCACACATGCGGGTCGAACTTGTCGGAATAGTCGACATGGGAGATCAGCAGCTCGCGCGGCAGGCTCTCGGCCACCGCGACGACCGGCTTGCGGGCGCCGAGCTCCTTCATGAACTCCTCCATCTGCGCCTCGAGATAGAGCCCGTGCCACAGGACGAGATCGGCGCGGACCATGGCGGCGATGTCGGAGCGCGTCTGGCGATAGGCATGCGGATCGACGCCCGGCCCCATCAGCGCGCGCACGCTCACCCGGTCGCCGCCGATCTGCCGGGCCGCATCGGCGATCATGCCGGTGGTCGCGACGACCGACAGCGGCGGCTCGGCCCGCGCCCCGGCGGGCGAAAGGACGCCCAAGGCCGCAAGCGCGAGCGTGCCCGCCATTGCGATCCGTCGAAGCCTGCTGAAGACCGTGCTGCACATGCGCTGCCATCCCGTGGTTCTGGTGTCGCTGCCATGCTGGATGCGGGTCGGCAGCCTTCTTCCTTTTAATGATTATGAGAACCATTTGCAGTTTGTCAATGCAATTGCGAACCATTTGCAAAAACAGACACCGCCGACCCGCCGCGGTGCGGCCTGCCGGGCACGGCGAGACCCCAATTTCCACCAAGGTGAATTCTGTCATTGTATGTTCATATGAACGTTGTGCTATGTTCATATGAACGAAGTAGAGACGGAACGTCCGCATTCGGGAGGAAGACAGTCGCTCATGACCAGCGACCTGGCCATAACTGCGCGCCAGCGCGAGATCGCCGATCTGGTGCAGTCGAACGGCTTCGCCTCGGTGGAGGCACTGGCCGAGCGGTTCGAGGTGACCACGCAGACGATCCGGCGTGATCTCACCCGGCTGTGCGAGCACGGCATTCTGCGGCGCACCCATGGCGGTGTCGAGCCCCCCGCGCCCGCCGGCAACCTTCATTACGCACGCCGGCAGATCCTGAACCTGCCGCAGAAGCGGGCGATCGCGGAGGCGGTGGCGCGCGAGGTTCCCGACGGGGCCTCGCTTGCCTTCTCCATCGGCACGACGCCGGAAATCGTGATGCAGGCGCTCGGCCGCCACCAGGGGCTGCGCGTGTTCACCAACAACCTGCATGTCGCCTTCTCCGCATCGCAGAACCCGGACTTCGAAGTGACCATCGCCGGCGGACGGCTGCGCCACGGCGACCGCGACATCCTGGGCGCCGAGACCGAGCGCTTCTTCTCCGCCTACAAGGTCGACATCGGGATCTTCGGCGTTGCCGGCGTCGATGCCGACGGCACGCTGCTCGACTTCCATGAGGACGAGGTCGCCGCGCGACAGGCGATCCTCGCCAATTGCCGGCGCGCCTTCCTGGTGCTCGACGCCAGCAAGTTCGGCCGCCCCGCGCATGTGCGCGGCGGCCATATCACCGACGTTGCCGCGGTCTTCTGCGACGCCGCCCTGCCCGCCTCCGTCGAGGCGCTGCTGACGGCGGCCGGACGCAAGAGCTTGGTGTGCACCAACAACAACGAGGAGCGCTGATGAACACGCCCGCGACAGACGGCCGCCCGGGGGGCCAGGAAATCCTGCTTGAAAACGTCTCGAAGGTCTGGGGCGCCCACAAGGCGGTCGACGACCTGTCGATCCGCGTGCCAGCCGGCACGTTCACCGTCCTGCTGGGTCCGTCGGGCTGCGGCAAGTCGACGACGCTGCGGATGATCGCCGGCCTGGAAAGCTCCGATGCGGGACGCATCCTGATCGGCGGGCGGGACGTCACCCACCTGCCGGCGGCCGAACGCGATCTTGCGATGGTGTTCCAGTCCTATGCGCTGTTTCCCCATCTCGACGTTGCCGAGAACATCGTCTTCGGCCTGAAGGTGCGCCGTGTGGCCAGGGACGAGCGCGAGGCGCGGCTGAAGCGCGTGGCCGAGCTCCTGGGCCTGTCCGCCCTGCTCGGCCGCAAGCCTTCGCAGTTGTCGGGCGGCCAGCAGCAGCGCGTGGCGCTGGGGCGCGCCATCATCGCCGAGCGGCCCGTCTGCCTGATGGACGAGCCGCTGTCCAATCTCGACGCCAAGCTGCGCCACGAGATGCGGGTGGAGATCCGCGCGCTGCAGAAGAAGCTCGGCTTCACCATGGTCTATGTCACCCACGATCAGGTCGAGGCCATCACCATGGCCGACCAGGTGGTGCTGCTGAACGGCGGCCGGCTGGAACAGGCGAGCGATCCGCGCGCCCTCTACCAGCGGCCCGAGACGCCGTTCGCCGCCCGTTTCATCGGCGTTCCGCCGATGAACGTGCTGCCGGGCGCGCTGCTGGCCGACCTGGACGCAGGTCTTGCCGCCCACAAGGTCGGGCTGCGCCCCGAGGCCTTGACCCTGGCGGACCGCGGCCCGCTCGCCGCGCGGGTGGCGAGCCTGGAATATCTCGGCGCCGACATGCTGATCGACTGCGAGGCCGGCGGAAGCATCTTCACCGTCCGCCTGCCGGGCGACCACGACATCGCCGCCGGCACGGACATCCGCCTCGGCTTCGCGCCGCAGGACCTGCACGTCTTCGACGGCGCCACCGGCCATCGCCGCGACGATCTCGCGGCGGCCACGGGAGCCCGCATCGCCGGTTGAGGCGAGGGACCACGTCAACAGGAGCCGGAAACGGCCTCCGCAAGGAAACGCTTCCGCGCCGCGCGCGGGACGTCAAGCCGGCAAAGCCAGCGCAAAGCGGCCGGCACAACATGAGGGAAGGCAGACATGTTGAAATCGATGCTGATGAAGGCCGTCGCCACGGCGACCCTTTCGACCGGACTGGCACTCGGCACATGGGCCTCCGCCCAGGCCGTCGAGCTGCAGTTCTTCTTTCCGGTGGCTGTCGGTGGCAAGGCCGCCGATACCATCCAGTCCCTGACCGACGAATATGTCGCGAACAACCCGGACGTGAAGATCGACGCCGTCTATTCCGGCTCCTACCAGGACACCATCGCCAAGGTGATCACCGCCTCGCGCGGCGGCACCCCGCCGCAGCTGTCCATGGCCCTGTCGGCCGACATGTTCACGCTGATCGACGAGGACCTGATCGTCCCCTTCGACGACTACCTGAAGAGCGATGAGGACAAGGCCTGGCTCCAGGGCTTCTATCCCGCCTTCATGGAAAACAGCCAGACCGGCGGCAAGACCTACGGCATCCCGTTCCAGCGCTCCACCCCGGTGATGTACTGGAACAAGGAAGCCTTCAAGGAAGCGGGTCTCGACCCCGAGACGCCGCCGGCGACCTGGGAAGAACTGGTCGAGTTCGGCAAGAAGCTGACCAAGAAGGACGCCAACGGCAACGTCACCCAGTGGGGCGTGCGCATCCCGAGCTCCGGCTTCCCCTACTGGCTGTTCCAGGGCCTGACGACGCAGAACGACGTCATCCTGGCCAACAGCGAGGGCAACAAGACCAATTTCGACGACCCGAAGGTCGCCGAGGCGCTGCAGTACATGGTCGACCTGTCGACCAAGCACGGCGTGATGGAGCCGGGCATCATCGAGTGGGGCGCAACGCCGAAGGCCTTCTTCGAGCGCCAGACCGCGATCATGTGGACCACCACCGGCAACCTGACCAACGTGCGTGACAACGCGCCGTTCGAGTTCGGCGTCGGCATGCTGCCCGCCAACAAGCGCCGCGGCGCCCCGACCGGCGGCGGCAACTTCTACCTGTTCAAGGGCGCGTCCGAAGAGCAGCTGACCGCGGCCGCCGACTTCGTGAAGTGGATCACCGGTCCCGAGCAGGCCGCCAAGTGGACCATCGCCACGGGCTATGTCGCGCCGCGTCCGGACGCCTGGGAGACCGAGGCGATGAAGACCTACGCCGCCGACTTCCCGCCGGCCACCGTTGCCCGCGACCAGCTCGAGTTCGCCGTCGCGGAGCTGTCCACCTACCAGAACCAGCGCGTGACGACGATCTTCAACGATGCGCTCGCCGCCGCCATCACCGGCCAGAAGGACGCGGCGACCGCTCTGAAGGACGCGCAGGCCCAGGCCGACGCGATCCTCGCCGAGTATCGCTGACGCCTGACGGCAGGCCGGGAAACCGGCTCACGCCAAAAACCAAGGGGATCGGCAGCTGTCGCTGCCGGTCCCCGACCCGGTCCGGGGCAGGACGGGCCGACAGGGATGCGAGGGAAGGACCAAGGGCAAGATGACGACCGCGACAGGCCGCACGAGAGTGCCGATGCTGATACGCAGCCGCGAGTGGATACACGCGTGGCTGTTGCTGCTTCCCGCGCTCTTCTTCCTTTTCGCCTTCACCCATGTGCCGGCGGTGATGACGCTGTGGAACAGTTTCCACTCGACCCCGCGCGGCCGGCGACCGGCCCGGTTCATCGGCCTCGACAATTACGAGCGGATGATGGGCGATCCCATCTTCTGGAAAGTGCTGGGCAACAATCTGTGGTTCGCCTTCGGCACGATCCCGCTCTCCGTCGGCATCGCCATCGTCATGGCCCTTTGGGTCAATGACCGCCTCGCGGGGCGCGGCTTCGTGCGCATGGCCTATTTCACCCCGACCGTGCTGCCGCTGATCGCCGTCGCCAATATCTGGCTGTTCTTCTACACGCCCGGCTTCGGCCTGATCGACCAGGTCGGCTCGGCCCTGTTCGGCTGGCCGCAGACCAACTGGCTCGGCGACCCGTCGACCGCCCTCAACGCCGTCATCGTCGTCACGGTGTGGAAGGAGGCCGGCTTCTTCATGATCTTCTATCTTGCGGCCCTGCAGGCGATCCCGCCCTCCCTGGTGGAAGCTGCGAAGATCGAGGGCGCCGGCCGCTGGACGATCTTCTGGCGCATCACCTTCCCCTTGATGATGCCGACCACGCTCTTCGTGTCGATCAACGCGGTGATCAACTCCTTCCGCCTGGTCGATCACATCTTCATCCTGACCAATGGCGGCCCGGACAACGCCTCCTCGCTGCTGCTGTTCCACATCTACGAGACGGCCTTCAAGTACTGGGAGACCGGCTACGGCGCGACGCTGACCGTCGCGATGCTGGCGATCCTGTGTGCGCTCGCCATCGGCCAGTTCTTCTTCTTCGACCGCAGGGTGCACTACAAATGACCGCCGCAGCCGACGCTCCCGCCCGCCCGCGCCGCCGGCGCTTCGACCTCGACCGGACGCTCAACACGCTCGCCGCCTGGGTGCTGGCCCTGATGTGGATCCTGCCGCTCGCCTTCGCGATCTGGACGGCGATCCACCCCTCCGCCTACGAGGCCCGCTTCGAGCTGCTGGCGCCGCTGACTTTCGAGAATTTCGAGAAGGCCTGGGGTGCCGCACCCTTCGCGCGCTACTTCCTCAACACCTTCATGCTGGTCACGCTGATCCTCGCCGGCCAGTTCCTGCTGTGCACGCTGGCCGCCTATGCCTTCGCGCGCTTCACCTTTCCCGGCCGCTCGATCCTGTTCACGCTAGTGCTGCTGCAGCTTCTGGTGATGCCGGACATCCTGATCGTCGAGAACTACAAGACCATGCGCATCCTCGGCCTGGTCGACACCATCCCGGCGATCGCGCTGCCCTACATCGCCTCCGGCTTCGGCATCTTCCTGCTGCGCCAGACCTTCATGACCGTGCCGCGCGAACTCGACGAGGCCGCGCGCATCGAGGGCTCCAGCATCCTCGGCATCCTGTGGCGGGTCTACATCCCGCTCGCCAAGCCGACCTATCTCGCCTACGGCCTCGTCTCGGTCAGCCACCACTGGAACAACTTCCTGTGGCCGCTGATCGTCACCAACTCGGTCGACACGCGCCCCGTGACGGTCGGCCTCAGCGTCTTCTCGGCCATCGATTCCGGCATCGAGTGGTCGGTGATCAACGCGGCGACGCTGATGACCTCCGGACCGCTGCTGATCGCCTTCCTGCTGTTCCAGCGCCAGTTCGTGCAGAGCTTCATGCGCGCCGGCATCAAGTAGGACGGATCACCTACGCCCGAATGCAAAACACCCCGGCAGGCTGGCCGCCTGCCGGGGTGTCGTCTTTTCTACGGCAAGCTCTTGCCTACTTCACCGTGACCGGCACCCGCGCGACGACACGGGGCTCGCCGGTGGCGATGACATAGCGCAGTTCGTACTGGCCCGGCTCTGCCGGCGCCATGACCGTGATCC belongs to Stappia indica and includes:
- a CDS encoding metal ABC transporter permease, yielding MGAEFVQLSLTPILIGVLSAIACALPGNFLILRRQALIGDAISHVVLPGIVVAFLVTGSLASLPMLAGAAGAALVAVLLIETIRRLGRIEPGAAMGVVFTAMFAGGVLLLEQSDTSGVHLDVEHALMGNLESLIWFDATGWGSLLDPAALAGLPPELPRIALVAAAMTALMLVFWRPLKLSTFDEGFAATLGLPVRLIGLGLVAASAVAAVAAFDAVGSIIVIAMFICPPATARLMTERLERQVAWSAIFAALSAVLGYVLAGYGPQWFGAVNAVSAAGMIATVSGVILAIACLFAPHRRRVGQPVA
- a CDS encoding metal ABC transporter permease; protein product: MPVSGSPLEAFVSALLLQAGYNAALVAIGAGLLGIAAGAGGTFLFLRKRALVSDAIAHATLPGVGIAFLVMVGLGLDGRSLVGLLAGSALSAALGLLCVEWITRRTRLAEDTAIGAVLSVFFGFGIVLLTVIQTLSQGRQAGLEGFLLGSTAGMLYSDAVVIALGGVLAVLALVALRRPMTLVSFDPGFAAALGLNTRRIDLAMMLLVLAVTVTGLKIVGLVLVVALLIIPPVAARLWSERTDHVVLIAGAIGGVSGYAGAAMSAAAPGLPTGPIIVLVAFSLFLLSLAFAPGRGVLAAAIRHRRFQLRLHRRQGLLSLARGEPIFDPLTLKVLRREGLIRPDRVPTEAGRIEAGRALVDERRFEVARRIHRDDPLSHRYDGLTPITAVMTGDEIAEIDRMLAASATLRRGEAS
- a CDS encoding metal ABC transporter ATP-binding protein, yielding MQARDRIELVQGREAEAAARAEAARAAMALREITVSYGESPAVFSVDATFPRDSLVAIVGPNGAGKSTLLKAALGVVPRLSGTVTVFGTPLERARERVAYVPQRASVDWDFPTRVIDVVMMGLYRELGLLGLVRASHRERALACLARVGMTDFATRQIGQLSGGQQQRVFLARALAQGADLYLLDEPFAGVDAATEKAIIDVLKELKGEGRTVVCVHHDLATVADYFDRVLLINTRRIAEGPVAEVFTAENLQATYGGRLASAHIDQLRLSEQG
- a CDS encoding metal ABC transporter solute-binding protein, Zn/Mn family, with product MAGTLALAALGVLSPAGARAEPPLSVVATTGMIADAARQIGGDRVSVRALMGPGVDPHAYRQTRSDIAAMVRADLVLWHGLYLEAQMEEFMKELGARKPVVAVAESLPRELLISHVDYSDKFDPHVWMDPRLWSRVVETVHEALAAARPEDAEVFAANAKAYQDELARLADYSDTVFASVPETARVLVTAHDAFSYFGRAQGFEVLGIQGISTQSEAGLQRVAELVDILVQRKIGAVFVESSVSDRSVRALIEGAASRGHTVVIGGELFSDAMGAEGTYEGTYPGMIDHNATIISRALGGEAPERGMAGRLAAGS
- a CDS encoding DeoR/GlpR family DNA-binding transcription regulator translates to MTSDLAITARQREIADLVQSNGFASVEALAERFEVTTQTIRRDLTRLCEHGILRRTHGGVEPPAPAGNLHYARRQILNLPQKRAIAEAVAREVPDGASLAFSIGTTPEIVMQALGRHQGLRVFTNNLHVAFSASQNPDFEVTIAGGRLRHGDRDILGAETERFFSAYKVDIGIFGVAGVDADGTLLDFHEDEVAARQAILANCRRAFLVLDASKFGRPAHVRGGHITDVAAVFCDAALPASVEALLTAAGRKSLVCTNNNEER
- a CDS encoding ABC transporter ATP-binding protein, with the translated sequence MNTPATDGRPGGQEILLENVSKVWGAHKAVDDLSIRVPAGTFTVLLGPSGCGKSTTLRMIAGLESSDAGRILIGGRDVTHLPAAERDLAMVFQSYALFPHLDVAENIVFGLKVRRVARDEREARLKRVAELLGLSALLGRKPSQLSGGQQQRVALGRAIIAERPVCLMDEPLSNLDAKLRHEMRVEIRALQKKLGFTMVYVTHDQVEAITMADQVVLLNGGRLEQASDPRALYQRPETPFAARFIGVPPMNVLPGALLADLDAGLAAHKVGLRPEALTLADRGPLAARVASLEYLGADMLIDCEAGGSIFTVRLPGDHDIAAGTDIRLGFAPQDLHVFDGATGHRRDDLAAATGARIAG
- a CDS encoding ABC transporter substrate-binding protein — encoded protein: MLKSMLMKAVATATLSTGLALGTWASAQAVELQFFFPVAVGGKAADTIQSLTDEYVANNPDVKIDAVYSGSYQDTIAKVITASRGGTPPQLSMALSADMFTLIDEDLIVPFDDYLKSDEDKAWLQGFYPAFMENSQTGGKTYGIPFQRSTPVMYWNKEAFKEAGLDPETPPATWEELVEFGKKLTKKDANGNVTQWGVRIPSSGFPYWLFQGLTTQNDVILANSEGNKTNFDDPKVAEALQYMVDLSTKHGVMEPGIIEWGATPKAFFERQTAIMWTTTGNLTNVRDNAPFEFGVGMLPANKRRGAPTGGGNFYLFKGASEEQLTAAADFVKWITGPEQAAKWTIATGYVAPRPDAWETEAMKTYAADFPPATVARDQLEFAVAELSTYQNQRVTTIFNDALAAAITGQKDAATALKDAQAQADAILAEYR
- a CDS encoding carbohydrate ABC transporter permease, which translates into the protein MTTATGRTRVPMLIRSREWIHAWLLLLPALFFLFAFTHVPAVMTLWNSFHSTPRGRRPARFIGLDNYERMMGDPIFWKVLGNNLWFAFGTIPLSVGIAIVMALWVNDRLAGRGFVRMAYFTPTVLPLIAVANIWLFFYTPGFGLIDQVGSALFGWPQTNWLGDPSTALNAVIVVTVWKEAGFFMIFYLAALQAIPPSLVEAAKIEGAGRWTIFWRITFPLMMPTTLFVSINAVINSFRLVDHIFILTNGGPDNASSLLLFHIYETAFKYWETGYGATLTVAMLAILCALAIGQFFFFDRRVHYK
- a CDS encoding carbohydrate ABC transporter permease encodes the protein MTAAADAPARPRRRRFDLDRTLNTLAAWVLALMWILPLAFAIWTAIHPSAYEARFELLAPLTFENFEKAWGAAPFARYFLNTFMLVTLILAGQFLLCTLAAYAFARFTFPGRSILFTLVLLQLLVMPDILIVENYKTMRILGLVDTIPAIALPYIASGFGIFLLRQTFMTVPRELDEAARIEGSSILGILWRVYIPLAKPTYLAYGLVSVSHHWNNFLWPLIVTNSVDTRPVTVGLSVFSAIDSGIEWSVINAATLMTSGPLLIAFLLFQRQFVQSFMRAGIK